gggggcaGATAGCAGAGAAGGGGGATAGGCCGGGCAGGGGCAGATAGCGGGGCCTGGGGGACAGGCTGGAGGGCAGATAGCGGGGCCcgggggacaggctgggggggcagatagcggggccttggggacgggctgggggcagATAGAGGAGAAGGGGGACAGGCGGGGGGGGCAGATAGCGGGGCCcgggggacaggctgggggcaGATAGCGGGGCCcgggggacaggctgggggcaGATAGCGGAGAAGGGGGATAGGCCGGGCGGGGGCAGATAGCGGGGCCTGGGGGACAGGCTGGAGGGCAGATAGCGGGGCCcgggggacaggctgggggggcagaTAGCGAGGCCtgggggacgggctgggggcagATAGAGGAGAAGGGGGACAGGCGGGGGGGGCAGATAGCGGGGCccaggggacaggctggggggcagatagaggagaagggggacaggcggggggggcagatagcgggggccgggggacaggctgggggcaGATAGCGGGGCCcgggggacgggctgggggcagATAGCGGAGaagggggacaggcaggggggCAGATAGCGGGGCCcgggggacaggctgggggcaGATTGCGGGGCCcgggggacaggctgggggcaGATAGCAGAGAAGGGGGATAGGCCGGGCGGGGGCAGATAGCGGGGCCTGGGGGACAGGCTGGAGGGCAGATAGCGGGGCCcgggggacaggctggggggggcagatAGCGGGGCCtgggggacgggctgggggcagATAGAGGAGAAGGGGGACAGGCGGGGGGGGCAGATAGCGGGGCCcgggggacaggctgggggcaGATAGCGGGGCCcgggggacaggctgggggcaGATAGCGGAGaagggggacaggcaggggggCAGATAGTGGGGCctgggggacaggctgggggcaGATAGCGGAGCAAGGGGGACAGGCTGAGGGCAGATAACGGAGCACGGGGGATAGGCTGGGGGCAGATAGCAGGTTATGGTATGCTAGGCCTGGTGGGAGGCCTGTGTTTCTCACTGATAAAGCTTCTTGGGCCAGACTTCTAGAGCTGAGCATCTTAGTCCAAAGGAACTGGGATGGGTAACTGGAGCAGGGCTCGCAGTTAGCGTCTTCAGAACATTCTGCATAGCTAACTCAGCGTCACTGCCTTTGGAGAGGTGCGGAAtcactattattcccattttactgcTGAGGAGACTGAGGCAAAGTGCCTAGGCGCACACAGGAGGACAGTGTCAAGGTTGGGGAAGGAGCCCTGGAGTCTTGTGCTCTAAACACGGCACTTATTTCCTCTTGTAgtttgggggaggagtggaaatgGGGACCAGGCCCCCTGAAATGGCTCCTGTGTTGCTTGCGTCTCTTCGTTTTTGGACAGGTGCATTTGGCAAACATCTGGTGCTGTTTTCCACTTCACATCACTCATTTTGCTCTAGGCTTGGTCGCCCCTTTCCTTGTTgagctccctcccatcccatcTCTTGCATGGCTGGTCCTCTAATGCAGACTGTCCGTGCTTTGTGCTATCACAGAATAGTGCACCTGTGTCTGCGCAAGGCTGACCAGAGGCTCGTGATCATTAAGCAGATCCCTGTGGAGCAGATGACGAAGGACGAGCGGCTGGCAGCACAGAACGAGTGCCAGGTGCTGAAGCTCCTGAATCACCCCAACATCACTGAATATTATGAGAACTTCCTGGAAGACAAGGCTCTTATGATTGCTATGGAGTACGCACCAGGTGGGACACTGGCGAGGAGGAGCATGGGCTGGGGACAGAGCTTCTTGGGTTCCTCAGTGTAGCTGGATCTGGGTGAGTGAGCCTCTTTAGGGAGCGCCTGACTTAAATATCAGCAACCCCATGGGTTGGTTTTCAAGGCATCCATAGTGCTCTGTGAAGGTGAGGAGACTCCGATAATGTCTCTGGTACTTGAGACAGGCCTGACCTTTGTTTGGCAAGGCTGTTTCCCTCTGAAGAGGTGCTCACTCCTGTCCTTTGTCACCTCCTATTTCCTTATCTTGAAGCATATTCTATGTGAGGCTATTGTGGACATGGTTTGGAGGTCCACAGGATAACTTAAGCTTGTTGTTCAAAGGGACCTGGCCACATTGAAAATTCTATTATTTGAAAacgttttaaaatacatttgcatTATTAGCACTGCCAGTGCTTATCCCAAtggaaaggattttaaaaatctctttttcaTCTCTGATGTGTGTGTTCCCTTCTGCTCTTCACTGGGGTGTTCTgtcagtttcccttctgtttgTTGTCAGCTTCCCTTTTGGGCTGCAGTGTTGGAGCCGCAGAGCTGCCTGGAGAAGTGTCaattcaaacaaacacaattttaaatcaagaaaatGCTTACCTTAGGGTTTGTAAAACTGCTTTATACAAAACCTGAATTCTGGCCCCTTAAACAGCGGGTGGGTACAAGGGGAATTTCTCGAGGCAGAACAGGCTTATCTTGTTCTCCCATTGACATTTGCTGCCTCACAGTGCTCTGATATGTATGGCTTTAACATTTCTGTTTCCCACTGAgccctgaaggcagtgctgccattGACAGTGTGGTGCTAACATTAACCCCTCTGCTGCTGGTTTTGCATCCCATGTGCTGTGCTGCTGTTgttctcttaaaaagaaaaggagtacttgtggcaccttagagactaaccaatttatatatttatgcagttgatagatttccactccatacggctaaatgcattCAGAGAATGCGTGGCATGTTCTGTTGGTACATTGTATGACTTTGGACATGCTTGGCTCGTTCAGCAGCAATTGTGCAGTTAAGATACTGTGACTCAATTCCATTACTTTTGGTTAAGACTATGCCAGCCCTGATAAACTTCCTTTGCTGATGGCCCTTCTGCCCTTTGCCATCCATCCCAGGTGGCACCTTGGCAGAGTTTATTCATAAACGTTGCAACTCCCTGTTGGACGAAGACACCATCCTGCACTTTTTTGTGCAGATCCTACTGGCCCTTCATCATGTTCACACCAAACAGATCCTGCACCGGGACTTAAAGACTCAGAACATTCTGTTGGACAAGCACCGCATGATTGTCAAGATTGGAGACTTTGGCATCTCCAAAATCTTGAGCAGCAAGAGCAAAGCCTACACGGTGCGTATCTGCTGAGCGTTCCCAAatttctgaagtccaggagaAGTTCTTCCCGTCACAGCTGTTCTGTTTCTGTGTCTCCATGTGGGGAGAGTGGGCCTGAGATTAGGTTGCATCAACTATTGTGATTTAGATTTTGACAAGTCCATAAATAATCAGTATTACTGCTAATCTTTCCACTCTGTGGGTGTCTCACTCCAGTTAGCTCACTGATGTTAGAGTAGCAGggtagcagtgaagacatagcaaCTCAGCTTTTAACACAGGCTGGTAGCTGGAGTTCAACCCCAGGCTGCCCTATGGGCTTTAACTCGAGTTGTTAACACGAGTTAAAAGCTGGGTGGGTGCGTCTTCACTGTTACTTTAACCCTAGGTAAGAACAGATCTTCttgtgcagtgcagacatacccttaatctCCCTTGACAGCCTCTCTTACTGCAGTCATGAAAGTAGTTATGTCAGTTCCTATCTCTCTCGTTACCACGGTgtctgaatgccttccagtagtgcatgaaAACAACTGTCCTCCTTGTCCCCAGGGGAGTATTGTGTGTGGCGTGGATTGGTTCATTTTGGTAGGGCTTTGTTGTTGAagattgttttttatttaaaaatatccctGCGGCTGTGTGTTTATGCTGGAGAAGGCTGGTTGGAGGTAGGTGCCTGGCACTTGCAGTGGGGGGGATGGGGCGTGTTGGGATGATCCATAGTTCCTGGGGAGGTTTGTTCCACAGTCTGTTACTGGCCTTGTGGAAGTTCTTCCTCCTGCACAGACCATCTTTGCCCTTGGGGTAAAGAGTCCTGCTGTTCCAGAGGGGTGGAGTTGTTAACCACAGTCCTCATCCTGAAGCTTCAGGCTCCTAGATATGTTGGGCCCAAGCCACTGAGCACCTTGAAGCTAAGGCCTGAGTCCTTGTACTTGACTCTTAGGCTACAGGAAGCCAGCGTAGAGGGTGGTGGACAGGCCTGCTGGGCTCGTGATGGCCCGTGGTGCTGAGGAGACTCACTGTGGCATCCGGTGGCTGGAGTTTCCTAAGGCCTATTGCCTTTGTGCCCAGGTGCattgcattgctgtagtccagaTGGGATGTGACAGAGTCTTGGATAACCAAGGTTAGGTCACAGTCCACCAGGCtgggatggagtctcctagccaaccaGAGATGGTAAAAAGTGCGGCTGTGTGAGAAGTTAGCATCAGAGAGCCTCTTCTGAGACCGGGCTGATATGACACATGTGCTTGGGGGCTGACTTTTTCAGTTACTGAATCTTGCTGGTTGGGTGGATGTcctgtcttttctttttcatctttTCGCTGCGTGATACCTTGGTATCTGTCCCCATCTAACCTGATCTGGTTGGCATCACTAAGCGATCTGAGCCCCGCAGTTGGCTAGAAGTCCACATTGGAGCTAAGTGCTGAATGGGAGAGGGAGCCATGCTCTAGTAGCGTCAGAAACAGTAAATCCTCTAGCAATTTTATCCTGGGAAGATCATTGGCCAGTAATCAATAGCAGGGAAACTAATGCTCCTCCCAGTTCGCCTAGAATTCTGGCTTCGTTGTGTTGTAGTCAAGTCATTTTTGTAACTGGTGTTGATCTTTACCTCTCCTTGCCGTGGTTCTGGACTGAGAGTGCCATCATGCATCTGTGCCTCTTTCTCTCAGGTTGTGGGGACTCCGTGTTACATCTCCCCAGAGCTGTGCGAAGGGAAACCCTACAACCAGAAGAGCGATATCTGGGCGCTGGGCTGTGTGCTCTACGAGCTTGCCAGTCTCAAGAGAGCCTTTGAAGCTGCAGTAAGGCTGGGGTCTGGGGTTTTCTTAAAGCTGAGATGTGAATTCCAGAAATATGTCCGCGTTGGGCTGTGCCTGTTGCATTCCCACAGAGCCTGCAGCTCTGGGGAGGGCAGCACCTTGCATTGCTCCTGATGTTTCCTGTCTCTCTGCCCATGCAGCAGCCAGGGTTCTGCTAACCATGTGTGTCTATGTTCCTTCCATACTCTCCAGAATCTGCCCGCCTTGGTGCTAAAGATCATGAGTGGGACGTTTGCTCCCATCTCAGACCGATACAGCCCAGACCTGCGCCAACTCATCCTGAGCATGCTCAACCTGGACCCTTCCAAGCGGCCCCAGCTGAACGAGATCATGGCCCAGGCCATCTGCATCAGGCCACTTCTGAACCTTTACACTGATGTGGGCAGTGTCAAAATGAGAAGGCAAGTTGTGCTGCTGCGATCATCTCTCTGGGGCCTACcaatgggaggggatggggatggagaggcTCCAGCTCCCAGGAGGTCTCTGAGAGAGTCAGTTCTTTACTTGGTTGGAGCTGGGAAGGGACGCTGACCAGCTAGAGATCTCAGCTGTGCTTTGGTATGTGCATACAGGCTAACAGGACCCGGGCTCATGCTCGGCAGCCTGGGGGCTCAGGAGATGGTGAATTGCTGAGGGGCTGTCACGGGGAGGACAGGTTCACCTCCGGTCTCAGGATCTTGCTGACAGGTGTTGCACTTGCTCGCTCACTCTTTGTTGTGGTGGGTGTGGTGCTTTGGGATCCCTGGAGTTGAGAAGACCCATACTGCTGTGGTCAGCAAATACAAATGTGTACACACTGACTGAGTTCTTGCCCCTGCCCTTGGTGTCACCCTTACCCTGGGGCCAGCATGACCTCACACAGGACATGGTGCTGTCAGAGAGCCAGCTGGCCGATCTTAAAGAACTGTCCCCAGGAAACTGAACTGTGTCTCCTGTCCTGAGTCTGCCTGCACCAGGCCATGCTCAGCAGTTCACTCTGCCCTAATGAAAAGCTTCCCTCTCCTCTCTGAGCCCAGTGCTGATGCTGGCCCAGCTGTTTGAGTGAACAGTCAGAAGTTGTGCATTTCGCTTTGACAGGCCTGAGAAGCCATTAGCTACAGTGCCACCAGTGACCCACAGCAGAGCGGGAGGAAGAGTGACCAGTGCCAGACCCAGGGGTAAGGCCAGGCACAGTGTATTCAGCAGAACTTCATTTCAAAGGCGAATCCTTTGTATTGACCAGCAGTGGCATCCTCTGCCAGATGAAACTCAGGCACTTCACACCCTAAATCCCCTTCCTCGGAGAACCTGTACTCCAGCCCCAGGCTGATGGGACTCAGGAGCTAGCCAGTGCTGCTTCCGAGGCTTTCCTGCCCTTGTCGTCTGGAGCCTGAGTTCCCCTGTGCTGCAGCGCACCCAGGCTGGGAATTGAGGGTCCCTGGGTGATGAATAGCTAGAGCTGTAGCAGCCCATCTACCCTCTGCAAATTCTAGAGTAGAACACTagtttccccctcctcctgctggcATCGCCCTGGAGAGCTGCTGTGAACAGCCTTCCCTGGAGCCCCTAGTGAGCCTCAGACAGAGGTTCCAGGCCCTGTTCTTGCGAGCTGATTTAGCCCCTCTGTCTAACTGGGTGTTGTCCTCCACTGTGGCTGGGCATCTGGATAGTATGGCTAGAGCCACTTCCTTTCCCATTATAGCTtgccagggagggctggggggtggcaaGCTGGGGTGATGGTATTTCGTTTGGCCTCTTAGGTGTTCGACTTGGTTCAGCCAGGACTGGAATCCCACCTCCCCTGTCTTCCATCTACACCTGGGGCAGCGGGATCACCACCCCGCTCCGCCTGCCCATGCTCAACACAGAAGTGGTGCAGGTTTCTGCAGGGAGAACCCAGAAGGCCGGCGTCACTAAATCAGGGAGGCTCATCATGTGGGAGGTGAGCAATGGCAAGCAGGCAGCAGCCAAGGGCAATAAGCCACTGTCAGCAAAGGAGGCGTATAGCCTGCTTCCAGACATGCCATGGCCTGACATCCCCCCAGTCAGCAGGCAAATCCCTGGCTGCTCCTGGTGACCACTGAGGCTGCAGGAGGTCGGAGTGGGCTTATTGCTCCAACTTGTTCTTTTCACCCAAGCCCAGCTGCAAGCAAAGTACATTTCAAAACCTTTTGGCTTCTCTTTGCTAGGCTTCCCCAATGGGTGCTGCTGGAGGCCCTTCtctcccaggggccacagagCAGCTCCAGCCTCAGTTTGTGTCCCGCTTCCTGGAAGGCCAGTCCGGAGTGACTATCAAACATGTGTCCTGTGGTGACCTCTTCACAACCTGCCTGACAGGTATGGCCATGAGCAGT
The Eretmochelys imbricata isolate rEreImb1 chromosome 17, rEreImb1.hap1, whole genome shotgun sequence DNA segment above includes these coding regions:
- the NEK8 gene encoding serine/threonine-protein kinase Nek8 isoform X2, with the protein product MTKDERLAAQNECQVLKLLNHPNITEYYENFLEDKALMIAMEYAPGGTLAEFIHKRCNSLLDEDTILHFFVQILLALHHVHTKQILHRDLKTQNILLDKHRMIVKIGDFGISKILSSKSKAYTVVGTPCYISPELCEGKPYNQKSDIWALGCVLYELASLKRAFEAANLPALVLKIMSGTFAPISDRYSPDLRQLILSMLNLDPSKRPQLNEIMAQAICIRPLLNLYTDVGSVKMRRPEKPLATVPPVTHSRAGGRVTSARPRGVRLGSARTGIPPPLSSIYTWGSGITTPLRLPMLNTEVVQVSAGRTQKAGVTKSGRLIMWEASPMGAAGGPSLPGATEQLQPQFVSRFLEGQSGVTIKHVSCGDLFTTCLTDRGIIMTFGSGSNGCLGHGNFTDVTQPKIVEALLGYEIVQVACGASHVLAISNEREVFAWGRGDNGRLGLGTLDSANSPQQVAVPPEHEAQKVLCGIDSSMVLTVKNRILACGSNRFNKLGLDKIAEEEEPSLGDRVEEAPTFTCVQSGPLNQEPVVCADIGTAHSAAVTASGQCYTFGSNQHGQLGSSTCRTGRVPYLVVGLQGIKVTMVACGDAFTVAIGAEGEVYTWGKGARGRLGRKDEETRTPRPVQLEETHPYLVTSVACCHGNTLLAVKPAGEESGPQ
- the NEK8 gene encoding serine/threonine-protein kinase Nek8 isoform X1, with protein sequence MEKYERIRVVGRGAFGIVHLCLRKADQRLVIIKQIPVEQMTKDERLAAQNECQVLKLLNHPNITEYYENFLEDKALMIAMEYAPGGTLAEFIHKRCNSLLDEDTILHFFVQILLALHHVHTKQILHRDLKTQNILLDKHRMIVKIGDFGISKILSSKSKAYTVVGTPCYISPELCEGKPYNQKSDIWALGCVLYELASLKRAFEAANLPALVLKIMSGTFAPISDRYSPDLRQLILSMLNLDPSKRPQLNEIMAQAICIRPLLNLYTDVGSVKMRRPEKPLATVPPVTHSRAGGRVTSARPRGVRLGSARTGIPPPLSSIYTWGSGITTPLRLPMLNTEVVQVSAGRTQKAGVTKSGRLIMWEASPMGAAGGPSLPGATEQLQPQFVSRFLEGQSGVTIKHVSCGDLFTTCLTDRGIIMTFGSGSNGCLGHGNFTDVTQPKIVEALLGYEIVQVACGASHVLAISNEREVFAWGRGDNGRLGLGTLDSANSPQQVAVPPEHEAQKVLCGIDSSMVLTVKNRILACGSNRFNKLGLDKIAEEEEPSLGDRVEEAPTFTCVQSGPLNQEPVVCADIGTAHSAAVTASGQCYTFGSNQHGQLGSSTCRTGRVPYLVVGLQGIKVTMVACGDAFTVAIGAEGEVYTWGKGARGRLGRKDEETRTPRPVQLEETHPYLVTSVACCHGNTLLAVKPAGEESGPQ